A stretch of DNA from Rattus rattus isolate New Zealand chromosome 1, Rrattus_CSIRO_v1, whole genome shotgun sequence:
TGAATCCCCAGCACTAAGGGAGAAATTCCTATTTTGGCTGAGCCAGTCCTGCTAATCTTAAAACTGGGACCAAATAGGCAGAATTAATAAGAATAATTGTTCAAGAGGTATTAACTTTCCCATGTAATGGACCTTTACTTCTGAGGAGCCATGTGTATCTTAAAGAACGATATAAatgatgctggagaggtggctcagtggttaagagcactggttgcttttcctaatggacacaggttcaattcctagcactcacatagAGGGTCACAattgtctaactccagttccaggggatctggtaccctcttctgacttccacaagcacaGACATACGTGagagcaaaacatccatacacagagagagaaaatgtaaagacataaGCAATAAAGCCAAGTATGGGGACACcaacctgtaataccagcactcccaacactgaggcaggagcatcagcagtttaagggcagcctgacataagttccaagccagcctggactaaaaTAGTGAGCCCCCACATCAAAAGAgaagatgggagatgggagaaaagaaaagacaagataagATACAAACTATAGGTATAATTCTAGACCAGTTTGCCAGTCAAATTGATGAGACCCCTCACACGCTGATGCTTTTAGCCAAACTGTTCTAACAAGACAACTCTAAGTAAAGACACCATGAGGTATGGTAGAAATACTGGAAATTAGATGCCAGAAAAATGTGAACTGGAAAGCTAGTTGTGGAACAACGAAGGCATATGCCCTAGAAACCCAAGTCTGCATCTTAACAGGAGTATCAGAACTGCCATTTGGCATTGTTCTTGGGAACATTAGAAATAAAGGACAAAGACAGCCATCTAAGAATCAATACATGGAAAACAACAGTTCAACTATACCATGCTGGCATTCGTTAGACCTGTGACATAGCCAGTGTGGGCCATTGTAGCTCTCAACGACTGTCCTCTTCTGTCATCTGCTTCCCTCCTGGTGAACAGCAGTGCCTGGAGACCTGGGTCAACCTGACACTCATTCAGGCTAAATACTGGATGAAGAGATCTTGATTTCCAGCCACAAGTATTGGTTCAGTGTCTCCCAAATGCTAATCTCCAGTTCCCATATGCAGTGGTAAAACTTAGAACCAGATTCACTTATAAAGCACCACAGTCACATTGGCTGTGACAAAAGACATTGCCCTTCTAGGAGCAAATGAGACAGAGGAGAAActtggactttatttttttttaagtctgtggCTTTAAACCTCTCACCAGGTGGCTCTGACCTCCTTGTCAATAGCAACTCCTTGAGGTTATCTCTGTTTTCTACCAAAGGCAGCCTTTGGTGCTTGCAGCTTCCACCCTCAATAAGAGGGAACTACAGCTCCGAAGCAAAAGGCTTGGCATTAAAGCAGTTTGTTCCATGGGCTAGTGTTGGGAGGGAACGGAAATGAACATTCCTTTCAGGACTGTTGGCCAAAGGGTAGGAGACAGAGTGGTTCAACATGGGAGGCAGGTGGCAGAGAGATAGGGCAAAGGGCACCTCCTGAAAGATGGGAAGTGGGAATGGGGAGTCAGTCCGAGGCTGTGGCATTGCTGAAGACAGGGGCTGCTTTGGAACTGCCAAAACATGTTGCAAGAGACCAGAGGCTTCACCTCCGGGACTGCTGTCTTGTAGAGCGTAGTTCCTGCCTTCTGAGATATCCAACTCCCACAAAGATTCTGGATTCTGAACTTCCGGCTTAGTCGTGGTGACAGCAGGGGGAGGGCCTGTGTTAATGACTACATTCATGCCATGGTAACGCCGCTTGTTTATCCAGTACAACAGTGGGCTGTAGGTGAATGTGGCAGCTCTCATCACTTCCACCCACTGCTGGGCACGTTCTTCTCTTTGCAAGTTCTTCTTCCAGTGCAGAAAGATTATGCAGCTTCCTATTAGCACAGAACACAGCCCCAGGAATCCAACACACAAGGAGATCCACACTAAggcagtaagagagagagagagagaaaggctggctGGCTGAAGTGTCTAATATTCGGCTGTTTCTCACTCCCCTTCTAGGCCTCTCCACTCGTCACTCTTCCTATGCTCTCaattcctcccctccttcctcattcTCCAGCTCAACACTAGACTTCCAGGTTCCTTAAGGGGTCATTTTAGCTATTTACGGAAAAGAAACACTAGGTCTAGAAGTGGTAGGGACTCAGCCTCCCAGGAATCCTTAGTTTCTGGAAAAGATTATCATCTAATTGCTTAGCACTTCAAGCAGCCACCACTCCTCCATCCATGCAAAAGATTCCCCTTAACTGTCCTCATGCCCAAAGGCACAGCGTGTGGGGCAGGGACTAGAGGTGCTACACTTACTGCCAGAGAGGCTTGGGTCCTTTTGGGAATCCATAAAGGTCAGTCTTGGCCTCCAGCCTATCACTCTGGAGAGAGGAAATTCACACCTCTCCACCAATAGGAGTCCTCAGAAGGCCCAGGCCTCATTGTTctctaaaggaaaggtcatcagGTTCTGTCCACCTGGCATTCCAGGGCAATGTTTGTGGAGTGATCCTGTTAATGGAAGGGAGGAGCCCACCTAGTGACATCTGGTAGACAACATCTACTGCTACAATCAAAGACTGAGGCACCAGGAGAGTTCTCTGCCCTCTTCTTCACAGTGAACCCAAAGAG
This window harbors:
- the Tex38 gene encoding testis-expressed protein 38 isoform X3; protein product: MWISLCVGFLGLCSVLIGSCIIFLHWKKNLQREERAQQWVEVMRAATFTYSPLLYWINKRRYHGMNVVINTGPPPAVTTTKPEVQNPESLWELDISEGRNYALQDSSPGGEASGLLQHVLAVPKQPLSSAMPQPRTDSPFPLPIFQEVPFALSLCHLPPMLNHSVSYPLANSPERNVHFRSLPTLAHGTNCFNAKPFASEL
- the Tex38 gene encoding testis-expressed protein 38 isoform X2, coding for MDTSKVWISLCVGFLGLCSVLIGSCIIFLHWKKNLQREERAQQWVEVMRAATFTYSPLLYWINKRRYHGMNVVINTGPPPAVTTTKPEVQNPESLWELDISEGRNYALQDSSPGGEASGLLQHVLAVPKQPLSSAMPQPRTDSPFPLPIFQEVPFALSLCHLPPMLNHSVSYPLANSPERNVHFRSLPTLAHGTNCFNAKPFASEL
- the Tex38 gene encoding testis-expressed protein 38 isoform X1; translation: MDSQKDPSLSGMWISLCVGFLGLCSVLIGSCIIFLHWKKNLQREERAQQWVEVMRAATFTYSPLLYWINKRRYHGMNVVINTGPPPAVTTTKPEVQNPESLWELDISEGRNYALQDSSPGGEASGLLQHVLAVPKQPLSSAMPQPRTDSPFPLPIFQEVPFALSLCHLPPMLNHSVSYPLANSPERNVHFRSLPTLAHGTNCFNAKPFASEL